In Flavobacterium sp. 83, the genomic window TAAGAAAAAATACCTTTTGCAATCAAAAGATTTCTTTGAAAAGTATGGTGGGAAAGCTATAATATTTGCACGTTTTTTACCAATATTTAGGACTTTTGCACCTATAGTCGCTGGAATTGTATCGATGGATAAAAGTAAATTTATGTTCTTTAATGTTATTAGTTCTTTTTTATGGTCCTTTATTTTGATTTTTTCAGGCCATTATCTATATGGTATCTTTTTAGATAAGTTTGGGATTGATTTGAAAGAACATATAGAATATATTATAATAATAATTGTATTTATTACTACTGTTCCCGTTTTATTCAAGCTTTTGAAAAAAAGGGTTCATATAAAATAATCATCAATTGCAATAAATAAAAAACTCCGTTTCAATTAAGAAACGGAGTTTTTTTATTTAAAAAAGAGAATGAATTACATCATTCCTGGCATACCACCACCCATTGGGTTTCCGCCACCATTGTCTTCTTTAATATCAATCAAAGCACATTCTGTAGTCAAGATCATACCTGCTACTGAAGCTGCATTCTCTAAAGCCACACGCGTTACTTTTTTAGGATCGATAATCCCTGCTTTAAGCATATCTACATATTCGTCAGTTTTTGCATTGTAACCAAAATCACCAGAACCTTCGGCAACTTTTGCAACAACAACTGAACCTTCAAGTCCTGCATTTTCAACAATAGTTCTCAATGGAGATTCTACTGCGCGGGATACGATTTGGATTCCTGTAGCTTCGTCAGCATT contains:
- a CDS encoding DedA family protein, encoding MNNFDWTQLLNPEFYITLQIGGVQIGLYIVLFIIFAETGLFAGFFLPGDSLLFLAGIYSKDLVQNMIAIESDFINVTILSLLVAAAGIVGNMVGYWFGAKSGYYLFKKEDTFWFKKKYLLQSKDFFEKYGGKAIIFARFLPIFRTFAPIVAGIVSMDKSKFMFFNVISSFLWSFILIFSGHYLYGIFLDKFGIDLKEHIEYIIIIIVFITTVPVLFKLLKKRVHIK